In Paracoccus jeotgali, the following are encoded in one genomic region:
- a CDS encoding aspartate aminotransferase family protein yields MSAFPHVLPTYNRASLAFERGEGVWAITADGTRFLDLGAGIAVNALGHANPELVAALTAQAQRIWHVSNLYQIPEQEKLAALLVEHSFAETVFFTNSGTEAAELAIKMARKYHDSNGQPERVEIVTFEGAFHGRSTGAIAASGAEKMVKGFGPLMPGFRQVPFGDLDALREAVSDKSCAVMIEPIQGEGGIRPLSDETLREIRALCDQTGALLILDEVQCGMGRTGRLFAHEWAGIVPDIMMIAKGIGGGFPLGAVLATAKAAAGMVAGTHGSTYGGNPLACAVGARVVEIVADPEFLAEVGRKGALMRQKLEGLVASHPDIFEAVRGVGLMLGLKCRVAPADLVAVGYQEQILTVAAADNTLRLLPPLNISDDEIAEAVTRLDRVAAMLDGTADE; encoded by the coding sequence ATGTCCGCTTTTCCGCATGTCCTGCCGACCTATAACCGCGCCTCTCTGGCCTTCGAGCGAGGCGAGGGCGTCTGGGCGATCACGGCGGACGGGACGCGCTTTCTGGATCTGGGGGCGGGCATCGCGGTCAACGCGCTGGGTCACGCCAATCCGGAACTGGTCGCGGCGCTGACCGCGCAGGCGCAGCGGATCTGGCATGTCTCGAACCTGTATCAGATCCCCGAACAGGAAAAGCTGGCCGCGCTGCTGGTCGAGCACAGCTTTGCCGAGACGGTGTTCTTTACCAATTCGGGCACCGAGGCGGCCGAGCTGGCGATCAAGATGGCGCGCAAATACCACGACAGCAACGGCCAGCCCGAGCGGGTCGAGATCGTGACCTTCGAGGGCGCCTTCCACGGCCGCTCCACCGGCGCCATCGCGGCCTCGGGGGCGGAAAAGATGGTCAAGGGCTTCGGTCCGCTGATGCCCGGCTTCCGGCAGGTGCCCTTTGGCGATCTGGACGCGCTGCGCGAGGCGGTCAGCGACAAAAGCTGCGCGGTGATGATCGAGCCGATCCAGGGCGAGGGCGGCATCCGCCCGCTGTCCGACGAGACGCTGCGCGAGATCCGCGCGCTGTGCGACCAGACCGGCGCGCTGCTGATCCTGGACGAGGTGCAATGCGGCATGGGCCGGACCGGGCGGCTGTTCGCGCATGAGTGGGCCGGGATCGTGCCCGACATCATGATGATCGCCAAGGGCATCGGCGGCGGCTTTCCGCTGGGCGCGGTGCTGGCTACGGCCAAGGCCGCGGCGGGGATGGTCGCGGGCACGCATGGCTCGACCTATGGCGGCAACCCCTTGGCCTGCGCGGTGGGCGCGCGGGTGGTCGAGATCGTGGCCGATCCCGAGTTTCTGGCCGAGGTCGGCCGCAAGGGCGCCCTGATGCGCCAAAAGCTCGAAGGGCTGGTCGCCTCGCATCCCGATATTTTCGAGGCGGTGCGGGGCGTCGGGCTGATGCTGGGGTTGAAATGCCGCGTCGCCCCCGCCGATCTGGTGGCCGTGGGCTATCAAGAGCAGATCCTGACCGTGGCCGCTGCCGACAACACGCTGCGCCTGCTGCCGCCGCTGAACATCTCGGACGACGAGATCGCCGAGGCAGTGACGCGGCTGGACCGGGTCGCGGCGATGCTGGACGGAACGGCAGATGAGTGA
- a CDS encoding ABC transporter permease produces the protein MGARRFGRVNWLGLYTLALREIARFMSVWQQTVFAPLMTAGLFVTVFTVALGRGDREVMGLPYLAFLGPGILMMSVIQNAFANTSSSMISSKMQGNIIDTLMPPLSPGEILTGYLIGAVARAGLVAVSIGAGMALLLGQLPQNPLWAVLFVLLAAVLMGGLGLVGGIIAQKFDQMAVITNFIVTPLSFLSGTFYSIQALPPVFYAISHINPIFYLIDGARFGFTGVSDADPVLGLAVSAGCAAAVCALAWALLRSGYRLKP, from the coding sequence ATGGGCGCGCGCCGTTTCGGCCGCGTCAACTGGCTGGGGCTGTATACGCTGGCGCTGCGCGAAATCGCGCGATTCATGTCGGTCTGGCAGCAGACCGTATTCGCGCCGCTGATGACGGCGGGGCTGTTCGTCACCGTGTTTACCGTGGCGCTTGGCCGCGGCGACCGCGAGGTGATGGGCCTGCCCTATCTGGCCTTTCTGGGGCCGGGCATCCTGATGATGTCGGTGATCCAGAACGCGTTTGCCAACACCTCGTCCAGCATGATCAGCAGCAAGATGCAGGGCAATATCATCGACACGCTGATGCCGCCCCTGTCGCCGGGCGAGATCCTGACCGGCTATCTGATCGGCGCGGTGGCGCGGGCCGGGCTGGTCGCGGTCTCGATCGGGGCTGGCATGGCGCTGCTGCTGGGGCAGCTGCCGCAGAACCCGCTATGGGCGGTGCTGTTCGTGCTGCTGGCGGCGGTGCTGATGGGCGGGCTGGGACTGGTCGGCGGCATCATCGCGCAGAAATTCGACCAGATGGCCGTGATCACGAACTTCATCGTGACGCCGCTCAGCTTTCTGTCGGGGACGTTCTATTCCATTCAGGCGCTGCCGCCGGTCTTCTATGCGATCAGCCACATCAACCCGATCTTCTACCTGATCGACGGGGCGCGTTTCGGCTTTACCGGGGTCAGCGACGCCGATCCGGTGCTGGGGCTGGCGGTGTCGGCGGGCTGCGCGGCGGCGGTCTGCGCGCTGGCTTGGGCGCTGCTGCGCAGCGGCTATCGGCTGAAGCCATGA
- a CDS encoding GcrA family cell cycle regulator: MSWTEERVETLKRMWADGQSASQIAKELGDVTRNAVIGKVHRLGLSNRDEPEAAQPAAAAAAPAPEAEAPRAKAKPAARSRAGGKPAAAAPAAAAPAAEPAEAAAPAAAEAEPEPATESAAPPPVAAPANFGRRPIVPAGQPLPPQPSANEISPEALATVREVEKKARKLTLMELTERTCKWPIGDPATEKFWFCGLPSQPGKPYCEAHVGVAFQPMSSRRDRRR, from the coding sequence ATGTCCTGGACTGAGGAACGCGTCGAGACGCTCAAGCGGATGTGGGCGGACGGGCAGTCCGCCAGCCAGATCGCCAAGGAACTGGGCGATGTCACCCGCAACGCGGTGATCGGCAAGGTCCACCGGCTGGGCTTGTCGAACCGCGACGAACCCGAGGCCGCGCAGCCCGCAGCCGCCGCCGCAGCCCCCGCGCCCGAGGCCGAAGCGCCGCGCGCCAAGGCCAAGCCCGCCGCGCGCAGCCGCGCCGGCGGCAAGCCCGCCGCCGCAGCCCCGGCAGCCGCCGCACCCGCCGCCGAACCGGCCGAGGCCGCCGCGCCCGCCGCAGCCGAGGCAGAGCCCGAACCCGCGACCGAATCGGCCGCGCCCCCGCCGGTGGCGGCACCCGCCAATTTCGGCCGCCGCCCGATCGTGCCGGCCGGCCAGCCGCTGCCGCCCCAGCCTTCGGCCAACGAGATCAGCCCCGAGGCGCTCGCCACCGTCCGCGAGGTCGAGAAGAAGGCCCGCAAGCTGACCCTGATGGAGCTGACCGAACGGACCTGCAAATGGCCCATCGGCGACCCCGCGACGGAAAAGTTCTGGTTCTGCGGCCTGCCCTCGCAGCCCGGCAAACCCTATTGCGAGGCGCATGTCGGCGTCGCCTTCCAGCCGATGAGCTCGCGCCGGGATCGGCGCCGCTGA
- a CDS encoding DUF2478 domain-containing protein produces the protein MLGWLDHADTGGGDGAHARLSEIAATLAAEGLAVRGTVQTNLRRGGDDCHCDMVLRVLADDGPQVVISQDLGAGSQGCRLDADALEGAAQRVLATLPEGVAEGGAIVVLNKFGKQEMIGRGMVAVITAALDRGFPVLISVAPAHRPAFAEFAGELAVHLSPEAALEWCRDALAAARLTPAA, from the coding sequence ATGCTGGGCTGGCTGGATCACGCCGACACCGGCGGCGGCGACGGCGCTCATGCGCGGCTGAGCGAGATCGCCGCCACCCTGGCGGCCGAAGGGCTGGCGGTGCGCGGCACCGTCCAGACCAATCTGCGCCGGGGCGGCGACGACTGCCATTGCGACATGGTGCTGCGCGTGCTGGCCGATGACGGGCCGCAGGTGGTGATCTCGCAGGATCTGGGCGCGGGCTCGCAAGGCTGCCGGCTGGACGCCGACGCGCTGGAAGGCGCGGCGCAGCGGGTGCTGGCAACCCTGCCCGAGGGGGTTGCCGAGGGCGGCGCCATCGTGGTGCTGAACAAGTTCGGCAAGCAAGAGATGATCGGCCGTGGCATGGTCGCGGTCATCACAGCCGCGCTCGACCGGGGATTCCCGGTGCTGATCTCGGTCGCGCCCGCGCACCGGCCCGCCTTCGCCGAGTTCGCCGGCGAACTGGCGGTGCATCTGTCGCCCGAGGCGGCGCTTGAGTGGTGCCGCGACGCCCTCGCCGCCGCCCGCCTGACCCCCGCCGCATGA
- a CDS encoding sulfurtransferase TusA family protein, which translates to MTEPSSPGDAAAEALQVDARGLLCPLPVLRLRKRLQTLPSGARVALIATDEMAAIDVPHFCAQSGHKLIETRAMEDGATLYLVQRGPEPPIG; encoded by the coding sequence ATGACCGAACCCTCCTCGCCTGGTGACGCGGCCGCAGAGGCGCTGCAGGTCGATGCGCGGGGCCTGCTATGCCCCCTGCCCGTCCTGCGCCTGCGCAAGCGTCTGCAGACGCTGCCTTCGGGTGCCCGCGTGGCGCTGATCGCGACGGACGAGATGGCGGCCATCGACGTCCCGCATTTCTGCGCCCAGTCAGGGCATAAACTGATCGAGACCCGCGCGATGGAGGACGGCGCGACGCTGTATCTGGTGCAGCGCGGTCCCGAACCGCCGATAGGCTAG